In Synergistaceae bacterium, the sequence ATGTGCAGATGGCGAAAGCTTCCGGTGCAATTGATATTAAAATCGTGGGAACCATGGCAATAAGGAGCGCAAAAAACAAAAACGTTATTCAAAAGAGATTAAAAGAATTAACCAATATAGACTTAAAGATTATTTCAGGCGAAGATGAGGCACGTCTTTCTTTTTTATCTGTTCTTTCAGGGTTCCCGGTTGCACAAAAAAATAAGGTTGTCACCCTTGATGTGGGTGGAGGAAGCTCTGATATTGTGTTTAGCGACAAAGGTATCATTAAGAGGAAGATAAGTGTTGATGTAGGTGCAATTGAATTAACAGAAAAATATTTTTTAAAGCCTCCAATATCGCCCAAAAAACTTATGGTTGGACAAAAGGCTATCAGGGAAGAGTTTCTCAAACAAGAGATATCGGAGGAAGGTGCAATCCTGATAGGAATAGGAGGAACCATCACCACAATGGCTGCGATAAAGGCAAAAATGTCTGTTTATGATGCAAAAATTCAAGGGATGCCACTTAGTTTGGAAGAAATAGAGCGGCAAATAAGTCTTTTTGCATCAAAAAACATTGAAGAGCGTTCTCAAATAGTTGGATTAAATCCAGCAAGAGCGGAGATAATCTTAGCGGGTGCCTGTATAGTTCGTGAAATAATGAGACTCTGTAAATCAAAAGAGATTCTTGTAAGCGATAAGGGCTTGAGACACGCATTATTTATAGAAGGAGTAAGTTACTGAGTAAAAAAACAGGTGAAATGACCAATTCACAAAGAGTTGTCTGCTGTTAAAATGGATTTGTGTATAATTTTATATTGCTTGTTTGTGGAGGTATGAAAATGTTTAATAAAAAACTAAAGATATTTTTTCTTTTTTCCATATTTTCACTATTATTTGTGCCGTTCGCAGAGGCGCAGCTTACGGAGCAAGATGCAAAAGAAATCTGGGCTAAAGTTGCAGCAGCAACAGATTTAACGGCACTTCCTTTTACTGTAAAATCTGACGACAAAACTCCAAATGCGTGGGTGACAAATGGTAGCTCTGTAACTGTTACAACAGGGTTATTAAATTTACTGGAGAAGCGTTCAGAGCTATATGGGGTATTGGCTCATGAAGCGGGGCACGCCAAGTTGGGACACCACCAATCTACAGTAAATAAAGCAACCGGTCTTTCAGTTGCCTCGCTGTTATTGGAAAGGCTTTTTGGGAGTTCTTTAGGCGGAAGTGTTGCTTCAACGGCAGTTAATGTTGGCGCAAATTTAGCTTATGCAGGGTGGAGCCGTGAACAGGAGGTTGAGGCGGATGATTATGCAGTTCGTCTTGCTCATAAAAATGGCGAGGATCCTGTGGGTCTTTACACTGCTTTACAAAGGCTTTCTTCAAGTGGGAGAAGAGCCGAACCGAGCGGGTTTAACTCTCATCCGCCCGATGAGCGCAGATTATTACATATAAAAAACGAGATTCTTAAAGTAGCTCCAGATACAGAATTTCCCGGAGAAACAGCAGGGCAAACAGAAGGCGTTTCTCAAAACCCGCAAAAATCTGTAGAAGCTTCAAAGACAGCAGATGTTCCAATTGTAAAGCAAAAAGCAGAAGAGAAAAAAGAGGATAACGTTTATGCTGAAGATGGGCACTATGATATTAATGCCGCTATAGAGAGAATGAAAAAGAGGCTGTAAAGAAGTAATGAAAAAAACATTGAAAAGTTAAGTGAAAGCGTTTTAGTCTGTTTTAAAAATACATAATTTTTGAAAAGGAGCCACGATATGGTGCAATTAAAAGTTGCCACATTTAATGTTAACTCGGTAAGAACAAGGATTCCAATATTAGAAAAATGGCTTTCATCAGAAACAGCTCCGGAAATAATATGCTTTCAGGAAACAAAAAGCCAAGATGAAAACTTCCCGACAGACTTTTTTGATGAGATGGGATATTATTCGGTTTTTAAAGGGATGAAATCATATAACGGAGTTGCTATAGTTTCAAAAATGACTCCAGAAAATGTAGAGTTTGGACTTGGAGATGGAAAATTCGAGAACGCGGCAACAGAAGAGTCCGAGAATGCCCGAG encodes:
- a CDS encoding M48 family metalloprotease; this encodes MFNKKLKIFFLFSIFSLLFVPFAEAQLTEQDAKEIWAKVAAATDLTALPFTVKSDDKTPNAWVTNGSSVTVTTGLLNLLEKRSELYGVLAHEAGHAKLGHHQSTVNKATGLSVASLLLERLFGSSLGGSVASTAVNVGANLAYAGWSREQEVEADDYAVRLAHKNGEDPVGLYTALQRLSSSGRRAEPSGFNSHPPDERRLLHIKNEILKVAPDTEFPGETAGQTEGVSQNPQKSVEASKTADVPIVKQKAEEKKEDNVYAEDGHYDINAAIERMKKRL
- a CDS encoding Ppx/GppA family phosphatase, with protein sequence VQMAKASGAIDIKIVGTMAIRSAKNKNVIQKRLKELTNIDLKIISGEDEARLSFLSVLSGFPVAQKNKVVTLDVGGGSSDIVFSDKGIIKRKISVDVGAIELTEKYFLKPPISPKKLMVGQKAIREEFLKQEISEEGAILIGIGGTITTMAAIKAKMSVYDAKIQGMPLSLEEIERQISLFASKNIEERSQIVGLNPARAEIILAGACIVREIMRLCKSKEILVSDKGLRHALFIEGVSY